Genomic DNA from Danio rerio strain Tuebingen ecotype United States chromosome 5, GRCz12tu, whole genome shotgun sequence:
AGCTCAACTACAGACTCTAGCGGCGGAACCAGCTGATCAGCGCAGTCATTTAAAGAGGAGCAGCTCTGAAAAACCTCCGTGCAGAAACTTCCCGGTGTTTAGTCTGAATAACGCTGAAAACGCAATATTTGAACGATGAAGGAAACGTTTTAGCGATATTTTATCATTAGAATACGATATTTCTTTGACTCGACAcagtttataaaattttagtaataAATGTCACCTTAAATCACAGAGCGTGACGTCAAATGTGCACATTAATTTCGGTTCCTCTTGCGAGTCAACTAATTTCCGTGACTCGGTTCTTTCAAACAGTTCGTTCAATGAATCGATTCAGTCACGTGATTGTTGACGTTTTAAGTTCAAATAAAGTATTCTCTGGTTACAcgtattgttttgtgttcataaaactattatgaaGTTTAAACATGGTATTAGTTAACATTTAAACAAGTTATTTACGTTTTGCTTACAAAATAAACTGAAAGAATCAGTTTGCTCATTGAGACATCTCTCGGTTCAATCTTTCAGTGACTCAAAAGAACGATTCCTTCACTGACTGGTGTCAACATGGCAGATGAAGCAACTAGgaaagcagtttctgaaattccgCTTTTAAAAACTAATTCAGGACCAAGAGACAAGGAATTATGGGTTCAGAGACTACGAGAAGAATATTTAGCACTTATAAAGGTTAGTTACTGCTTGTTAGCAAAATAATCAGGGGGCCGTAACGTTACTAGCTGCATGAATAACCATACGTGTCATTAAGCTAAAGTGTGTTCAGTCTTACTGACAGACAGCTCGTGTTCTTCAATGCGTATCAGTTTGCGTACAAATCTTATATAAACGTCAggttaaaaaatgtgttgtttaccTATTGTGTTGTCTTGCAGTATGTCGAAAATAATAAAGCAGCTGATAATGACTGGTTTCGTCTAGAGTCCAACAAAGAGGGCACAAGGTCAGTTTTTAATTCTCACTTTAACTAGATCTTCATGTAAGGAGTGATGATGAGTTTTGTATAGTTTctaagtaattaattttttttcgtgTTTAGGTGGTTTGGAAAATGCTGGTATATTCACGAGCTTCTCAAATATGAATTTGACATGGAATTTGATGTAAGACATTCACTTCAGTTCACATCTATTTAAACCAGTGGtcccaaactcaattcctggagggccgcagctctgcaggtTTAGGTCTAACCACCTTTTTCTTCAATTTATTGGTGGTTGACAAACATAATggtatatttacaatataatgGTGTATTTCCGCCACAAACTGGTATGGAGTGTGAATCATTATGACCCCATAAACCTCTTTTTGTCTCTTGTTGTCCACAAAACTCACATTGTTCTGTAGTATGTGTACTATTTAGTAAGTGTACTATTTAAATTTGTGTGCCCAAATCTCACTCTAGATGTTATTATCTTCTCTTTCCTGTTTTTCCTACCCTTCTCATTTCTCCTACTTTCTTTTGAATTCCATAAAACCACCGGCCCTTTTTTCTCACTGTCGCATTGTTTTTGCCACCTTTCCTTCATTCTTTTCTTAATAATACACTTGATTTTACTCATACTTACACTTACATTTAGActaatgttgttatttttaacaGCTTGTTTTGCTTCCTTTAGTGCAATTTCATTACCTTGTACACCAATATGCGCAGGTACCCATAAAATATTACTGTTATACCCATCATTATCATCGTGAATTTTGTATgatgtttgcatttttttctattaaaacgtCTGGTCTACCTTCTGATTTACTATATTGTAAACTAGCCAGTGAAAAACTTCAGTCTGACCAGATGACTCATTTTAAAGGTCTTATCTCCTCTACCCTTTGTATCGCTAATAACAGTGCAATCATTTCTCCTGTATACACTGACGCTTCATCACTAACCGTTTTTGCTACAGATACTTGAAATTTAAGAACT
This window encodes:
- the ufc1 gene encoding ubiquitin-fold modifier-conjugating enzyme 1 → MADEATRKAVSEIPLLKTNSGPRDKELWVQRLREEYLALIKYVENNKAADNDWFRLESNKEGTRWFGKCWYIHELLKYEFDMEFDIPVTYPATAPEVAIPELDGKTAKMYRGGKICLTDHFKPLWARNVPKFGLAHLMALGLGPWLAVEIPDLIAKGLIQHKDQNS